In a genomic window of Tripterygium wilfordii isolate XIE 37 chromosome 8, ASM1340144v1, whole genome shotgun sequence:
- the LOC120004357 gene encoding zinc finger protein ZAT9-like: protein MERHKCKLCFRSFANGRALGGHMRSHMLNLPVPLKPELEEEEDPQNQLSEDADSASSSSSSEEEEEEPEGEENSEKGLSYGLRENPKRSFRLVDPEFAFAVDAGSVVLQDRESETESSKNPTRRRSKRTRKLIQHHQYYNHQNQERENFKKLKFHKLSNNNNKRSESWAEPEPVSSISDAATEEDVAFCLMMLSRDKWKKKEKLLNEQEHEELKAEEETDESDEFKSCKNRTRGKYRCETCKKSFKSYQALGGHRASHKKIKATINVQEPELLETENNAGSQKKIHKCPYCYRVFSSGQALGGHKRSHVITSSTPPPPPPPQPPATTTATPARSSTISNNFIDLNLPAPIDDDISQIELSALSDDEFVNHARR, encoded by the coding sequence ATGGAGAGACACAAGTGTAAGCTCTGCTTCAGGAGCTTCGCTAATGGAAGAGCTTTGGGTGGTCACATGAGGTCTCACATGCTGAATCTTCCGGTTCCTCTAAAGCCAGAActagaagaagaggaagacccaCAGAATCAACTCAGTGAAGATGCTGACTCAGCTTCTTCGTCCTCAtcatctgaagaagaagaagaagaaccagaGGGAGAAGAGAATTCAGAGAAGGGTTTGTCTTATGGTCTCAGAGAGAACCCAAAGAGAAGTTTTCGGTTGGTAGATCCTGAATTTGCTTTCGCTGTTGATGCTGGTTCTGTTGTTCTTCAAGACAGAGAAAGCGAGACCGAGTCATCAAAGAACCCAACTCGGAGACGATCTAAGCGAACTCGGAAGTTGATCCAGCATCATCAGTACTATAACCACCAGAATCAAGAACGAGAGAATTTCAAGAAGCTTAAGTTTCACAAACTcagtaacaacaacaacaaaaggtCCGAGTCATGGGCAGAGCCTGAACCGGTAAGTTCGATCTCCGATGCCGCCACAGAAGAAGATGTAGCTTTCTGTCTTATGATGCTTTCGAGGGACaaatggaagaagaaagaaaaacttcTCAATGAACAAGAACATGAAGAATTAAAGGCAGAGGAAGAAACAGATGAATCTGATGAGTTCAAATCATGCAAGAACAGAACTAGAGGAAAGTACAGATGCGAAACATGTAAGAAATCGTTTAAATCTTATCAAGCACTTGGCGGGCACAGAGCAAGtcacaagaaaatcaaagcaacCATTAATGTTCAAGAGCCAGAGTTGTTAGAAACAGAGAACAATGCAGGTTCTCAAAAGAAGATTCATAAATGTCCTTATTGTTACAGAGTTTTCTCTTCAGGACAAGCACTCGGTGGGCACAAGAGATCTCATGTAATTACCAGTTCAACAccgccgccgccaccaccaccacaaccaccAGCTACTACTACTGCTACTCCGGCGAGAAGTTCCACCATAAGCAACAATTTCATAGATCTTAATCTGCCAGCTCCAATTGACGACGACATTAGCCAAATCGAACTTTCTGCACTTTCTGATGATGAATTTGTTAACCATGCTAGGCGATGA